In Musa acuminata AAA Group cultivar baxijiao chromosome BXJ2-10, Cavendish_Baxijiao_AAA, whole genome shotgun sequence, a genomic segment contains:
- the LOC135625025 gene encoding protein MEI2-like 4 isoform X1, which translates to MFVCDLLGIEGIQVMSGVKSVSSSPFDELHKTGANSTRWLGLPQPCILKDQKTESSLEHCLVGPQRMTSISTMARVADHVSRSQSDRLVVPPLFSKGNLMDRSEPHHENGLFSSSLSDIFDRKLRLSSSIVPLDQSINSVNSNSGEDEPFESMEEIEAQTIGNLLPDDDDDLVSGVIDNIGYIGRPSNGNDIDDDIFYSGGGMELESDDSINVNRTSESVWGGTSNGQQEEPNGPFAGEHPYGEHPSRTLFVRNINSNVEDGELRALFEQYGDIRMLYTTCKHRGFVMISYYDIRAARNAMRALQNKPLRRRKLDIHFSIPKDNPSDKDMNQGTLVVFNLDSSVTRDDLRQIFGIYGEIKEIRETPHKHHHKFIEFYDVRAAEAALRALNRSDIAGKKIKLEPSRAGGARQCSLMQQLSPELVQEELTGCWQGSPKNSLPGCFGLSSLGTIIPNSLENGAIQGLNSAVRAPFTPLMGATFHGISSSVPQNLSPPVKITSISDHTNQATHADVNHSMGQMNFGFQGIAGFHPHSVSEYHNGVTNFFPYISNTMSPVGIGVISRPSEGIDKRRLHKLGSGSFEGHSFDPNEAFGVSSNGSCPLHGHQHVWNDTNAYHQKTPSTMLWSNSPFISNIPAHHPSQIHGIPRAHSHTLNTVLPLHHHVGSAPSVDPSLWNRRPAYSGDSIKPPAFHPASLGSMGLSTISQLKSLELASCNIFSHSGGNCLDPCISPAHVGIASPQQRGQMFHGRNPVVHMPASFDGPDRIKNRRNDTNTNQCDNKKQYELDIESIICGEDSRTTLMIKNIPNKYTSKMLLAAIDENHRGTYDFIYLPIDFKNKCNVGYAFINMINPQHIIWFYQSFNGKKWEKFNSEKVASLAYARIQGKMALIAHFQNSSLMNEDKRCRPILFHTDGPNAGDQEPFPVGTSIRSRSGNSRTVSGGEENHQGCLSTSTNGEASWVVSAAPGSTKDSE; encoded by the exons AGGGAATACAAGTAATGTCTGGGGTTAAGTCTGTTTCTTCTTCTCCATTTGATGAGCTTCATAAGACTGGAGCAAACTCCACACGGTGGTTAGGACTTCCACAGCCTTGCATTCTCAAGGACCAGAAGACTGAATCTAGTCTTGAACATTGTCTGGTCGGGCCACAAAGGATGACCAGCATATCTACCATGGCCAGAGTTGCTGACCATGTTTCTAGATCCCAATCTGATCGGTTGGTTGTACCTCCTTTGTTTAGCAAGGGAAACTTAATGGATCGTAGTGAACCACACCATGAAAATGGACTTTTCTCAAGCTCTTTGTCAGATATATTCGACAGAAAAT TGAGATTGTCTTCAAGCATTGTTCCCTTGGATCAGTCTATTAATTCAGTTAACTCGAACTCTGGTGAAGATGAGCCTTTTGAATCCATGGAGGAAATTGAAGCTCAAACTATTGGGAATCTCCttcctgatgatgatgatgacttggtgtCTGGTGTGATTGACAATATTGGATATATTGGTCGACCCAGCAATGGGAATGATATTGATGATGACATATTTTACAGTGGTGGTGGTATGGAACTGGAATCTGATGATAGTATCAATGTCAACAGAACATCTGAATCTGTTTGGGGAGGGACATCTAATGGTCAACAAGAAGAACCAAATGGCCCATTTGCTGGTGAACACCCATACGGTGAACATCCTTCTAGAACACTTTTTGTTAGAAATATCAACAGCAATGTTGAGGATGGAGAACTGCGGGCTTTGTTTGAG CAATATGGGGACATCCGCATGCTCTACACCACTTGTAAACATCGTGGTTTTGTTATGATATCTTACTATGACATAAGGGCAGCACGAAATGCAATGCGAGCACTTCAAAACAAGCCATTGAGGCGTCGGAAACTGGATATTCACTTCTCTATTCCAAAG GACAATCCTTCGGATAAGGATATGAATCAGGGTACTCTTGTGGTATTCAACCTTGATTCCTCTGTTACAAGAGATGATCTCCGTCAGATATTTGGTATCTATGGTGAGATCAAGGAG ATACGTGAAACTCCACACAAACATCATCACAAATTCATCGAATTTTATGATGTTAGAGCCGCTGAAGCTGCTCTTCGTGCCCTAAATAGGAGTGATATTGCTGGCAAGAAAATTAAGCTTGAGCCTAGCCGTGCTGGAGGTGCAAGACAGTG CAGCTTGATGCAACAGTTATCTCCGGAATTGGTGCAGGAAGAATTAACTGGATGCTGGCAGGGAAGCCCTAAGAACTCTCTCCCTGGGTGCTTTG GTTTATCCTCTCTGGGAACAATAATACCCAACAGTCTTGAAAATGGAGCTATCCAGGGTTTAAACTCGGCGGTTCGGGCACCATTTACCCCACTTATGGGGGCCACATTCCATGGAATCTCATCTAGTGTGCCACAGAATTTATCTCCCCCTGTAAAGATTACATCTATCAGTGATCATACCAATCAAGCCACTCATGCTGATGTCAACCATTCAATGGGCCAGATGAATTTTGGATTTCAAGGCATTGCTGGTTTCCATCCTCACTCCGTTTCAGAATATCACAATGGAGTAACTAATTTTTTTCCTTACATCTCAAATACTATGTCACCCGTGGGTATTGGTGTCATCTCTAGACCGTCTGAAGGAATTGATAAAAGGCGACTACACAAATTAGGCTCTGGTAGCTTTGAGGGGCATTCTTTTGATCCTAATGAAG CTTTTGGTGTCTCCTCAAATGGAAGCTGTCCTCTTCATGGGCATCAGCATGTTTGGAATGATACAAATGCATACCACCAAAAAACCCCTAGCACAATGTTATGGTCAAATTCTCCATTTATAAGCAATATTCCAGCTCACCACCCATCTCAGATTCATGGAATTCCTAGAGCACATTCTCATACGCTAAACACAGTTCTTCCATTACACCATCATGTTGGTTCAGCACCTTCAGTCGATCCATCACTTTGGAATAGGAGGCCTGCCTATTCTGGGGATTCCATTAAACCTCCTGCTTTTCATCCTGCATCTCTTGGAAGTATGGGGCTTTCTACGATTTCTCAGTTGAAATCACTAGAACTTGCTTCTTGTAACATCTTTTCTCACTCTGGTGGTAACTGTCTGGACCCTTGTATTTCTCCCGCACATGTTGGAATTGCCTCACCGCAGCAAAGGGGTCAGATGTTCCATGGAAGGAATCCAGTTGTCCACATGCCTGCTTCATTTGATGGTCCTGACCGGATCAAGAACCGACGAAATGACACAAATACTAATCAGTGTGATAATAAAAAGCAGTATGAACTTGACATTGAAAGCATTATATGCGGTGAAGATTCTCGAACAACACTAATGATAAAAAACATCCCCAACAA GTATACATCTAAGATGCTGTTGGCTGCTATTGATGAAAACCATCGAGGAACTTATGACTTTAtttatttaccaattgatttcaag AACAAATGCAATGTTGGTTATGCGTTTATAAACATGATCAATCCTCAGCATATTATTTGGTTCTATCAG TCATTTAATGGTAAGAAGTGGGAGAAGTTTAACAGCGAAAAGGTGGCATCACTTGCATATGCCAGAATACAAGGGAAAATGGCTCTTATTGCTCATTTCCAGAACTCAAGTCTGATGAATGAAGATAAGCGTTGTCGTCCTATCCTCTTCCATACAGATGGTCCTAATGCTGGGGATCAG GAGCCCTTCCCTGTGGGCACCAGTATCAGGTCAAGGTCGGGCAACTCGAGGACTGTCAGCGGTGGCGAAGAGAACCATCAGGGATGTCTGTCCACCTCCACAAAtggagaagcttcttgggttGTGAGTGCTGCTCCAGGATCTACAAAGGATTCAGAGTGA